A single window of Coffea eugenioides isolate CCC68of chromosome 7, Ceug_1.0, whole genome shotgun sequence DNA harbors:
- the LOC113777887 gene encoding protein PIN-LIKES 3-like isoform X3 has translation MLCFSYSIQHLSPATWLKQLPWRTSYHSPQHLKGLVIGSCAAGNLGNLPLILVPAICREKGSPFGAPDSCLMYGMAYVSLSMAIGAIYLWSIVYNIVRVSSTKSYEVINVKNKSSDEETSKSLQEQLIDELDLEGTSAMDDANVSLLSCAKTDEQGKVFILDKIKKQIYSFFRNINLKAILAPSTTAAIVGFIVGLVPPIQRLMIGASAPLHVVQDSALLLGEAAIPIVTLIVGANLLRGLRGSGVQLTVILGIIAIRYVFLPLIGVLVIRGAIHLGFVHADPLYQFVLLLQYALPPAMNIGTITQLFGSGQSECSVILLWTYSVASVSLTLWSTYFMWLVAKS, from the exons AT GTTGTGTTTTTCGTATTCAATCCAGCACTTGTCTCCAGCAACCTGGCTCAAACAATTACCTTGGAGAACATCGTATCATT CTCCTCAGCATCTGAAAGGCCTTGTAATAGGTTCATGTGCAGCAG GAAACTTGGGGAATTTGCCTTTGATTCTTGTCCCAGCTATATGCCGTGAAAAGGGTAGTCCATTTGGAGCACCAGATAGCTGCCTTATGTATGGGATGGCTTATGTTTCTCTTTCTATGGCG ATAGGAGCCATTTATCTGTGGTCTATTGTTTATAACATTGTTCGTGTATCATCAACTAAGAGCTATGAAGTTATAAATGTGAAGAATAAAAGTTCTGATGAAGAAACCTCAAAATCCCTTCAAGAGCAGTTAATTGATGAGCTTGATTTAGAAGGCACATCTGCCATGGACGATGCAAATGTATCTTTGCTATCATGTGCTAAAACTGATGAGCAAGGAAAG GTTTTCATCTTGGACAAAATTAAGAAGCAAATATATTCATTTTTCAGAAACATTAATCTGAAGGCCATACTTGCACCTTCAACGACTGCAGCG ATTGTTGGCTTCATCGTCGGATTAGTGCCCCCCATACAAAGGTTGATGATTGGTGCTAGCGCTCCGCTTCATGTAGTCCAGGATTCTGCTTTATTACTTGG GGAAGCAGCAATCCCCATAGTCACACTGATAGTTGGGGCAAACCTCCTTAGAG GTCTAAGAGGATCAGGAGTCCAGCTTACTGTCATTCTCGGGATCATTGCTATTCGATATGTTTTCCTGCCTCTGATTGGAGTCTTGGTTATTAGAGGGGCAATTCATCTCGGCTTCGTGCATGCAGATCCCTTATATCAGTTTGTTCTACTACTACAGTATGCTCTTCCCCCTGCCATGAATATAG GTACAATTACACAATTATTTGGGTCAGGCCAGTCCGAATGTTCTGTAATTCTGCTGTGGACATACTCAGTTGCATCAGTTTCTCTAACACTTTGGTCAACCTATTTCATGTGGCTAGtagccaaatcttga
- the LOC113777887 gene encoding protein PIN-LIKES 3-like isoform X2, which translates to MGLLDLFMVASVPVMKVLLICGLGSFLALDHIDILGESARKQINNVVFFVFNPALVSSNLAQTITLENIVSLWFMPVNILLTFILGLVFGWVLGKITKAPQHLKGLVIGSCAAGNLGNLPLILVPAICREKGSPFGAPDSCLMYGMAYVSLSMAIGAIYLWSIVYNIVRVSSTKSYEVINVKNKSSDEETSKSLQEQLIDELDLEGTSAMDDANVSLLSCAKTDEQGKVFILDKIKKQIYSFFRNINLKAILAPSTTAAIVGFIVGLVPPIQRLMIGASAPLHVVQDSALLLGEAAIPIVTLIVGANLLRGLRGSGVQLTVILGIIAIRYVFLPLIGVLVIRGAIHLGFVHADPLYQFVLLLQYALPPAMNIVQLLELFSSLHDHIYSTHYILFNYSTFLMYIC; encoded by the exons ATGGGGTTGCTAGATTTATTCATGGTTGCTTCTGTGCCTGTTATGAAAGTACTCTTAATTTGCGGACTCGGCTCTTTTCTTGCTTTAGATCATATAGACATCTTGGGAGAGAGTGCAAGGAAGCAGATAAATAAT GTTGTGTTTTTCGTATTCAATCCAGCACTTGTCTCCAGCAACCTGGCTCAAACAATTACCTTGGAGAACATCGTATCATT GTGGTTCATGCCGGTCAACATCTTGCTGACTTTTATTCTTGGCTTAGTTTTTGGATGGGTACTTGGCAAAATAACTAAAGCTCCTCAGCATCTGAAAGGCCTTGTAATAGGTTCATGTGCAGCAG GAAACTTGGGGAATTTGCCTTTGATTCTTGTCCCAGCTATATGCCGTGAAAAGGGTAGTCCATTTGGAGCACCAGATAGCTGCCTTATGTATGGGATGGCTTATGTTTCTCTTTCTATGGCG ATAGGAGCCATTTATCTGTGGTCTATTGTTTATAACATTGTTCGTGTATCATCAACTAAGAGCTATGAAGTTATAAATGTGAAGAATAAAAGTTCTGATGAAGAAACCTCAAAATCCCTTCAAGAGCAGTTAATTGATGAGCTTGATTTAGAAGGCACATCTGCCATGGACGATGCAAATGTATCTTTGCTATCATGTGCTAAAACTGATGAGCAAGGAAAG GTTTTCATCTTGGACAAAATTAAGAAGCAAATATATTCATTTTTCAGAAACATTAATCTGAAGGCCATACTTGCACCTTCAACGACTGCAGCG ATTGTTGGCTTCATCGTCGGATTAGTGCCCCCCATACAAAGGTTGATGATTGGTGCTAGCGCTCCGCTTCATGTAGTCCAGGATTCTGCTTTATTACTTGG GGAAGCAGCAATCCCCATAGTCACACTGATAGTTGGGGCAAACCTCCTTAGAG GTCTAAGAGGATCAGGAGTCCAGCTTACTGTCATTCTCGGGATCATTGCTATTCGATATGTTTTCCTGCCTCTGATTGGAGTCTTGGTTATTAGAGGGGCAATTCATCTCGGCTTCGTGCATGCAGATCCCTTATATCAGTTTGTTCTACTACTACAGTATGCTCTTCCCCCTGCCATGAATATAG TCCAACTTCTCGAGCTTTTCAGTTCCTTGCACGACCATATCTATTCTACACACTATATCCTGTTCAACTATTCGACATTTCTTATGTACATTTGCTAG
- the LOC113777887 gene encoding protein PIN-LIKES 3-like isoform X1, giving the protein MGLLDLFMVASVPVMKVLLICGLGSFLALDHIDILGESARKQINNVVFFVFNPALVSSNLAQTITLENIVSLWFMPVNILLTFILGLVFGWVLGKITKAPQHLKGLVIGSCAAGNLGNLPLILVPAICREKGSPFGAPDSCLMYGMAYVSLSMAIGAIYLWSIVYNIVRVSSTKSYEVINVKNKSSDEETSKSLQEQLIDELDLEGTSAMDDANVSLLSCAKTDEQGKVFILDKIKKQIYSFFRNINLKAILAPSTTAAIVGFIVGLVPPIQRLMIGASAPLHVVQDSALLLGEAAIPIVTLIVGANLLRGLRGSGVQLTVILGIIAIRYVFLPLIGVLVIRGAIHLGFVHADPLYQFVLLLQYALPPAMNIGTITQLFGSGQSECSVILLWTYSVASVSLTLWSTYFMWLVAKS; this is encoded by the exons ATGGGGTTGCTAGATTTATTCATGGTTGCTTCTGTGCCTGTTATGAAAGTACTCTTAATTTGCGGACTCGGCTCTTTTCTTGCTTTAGATCATATAGACATCTTGGGAGAGAGTGCAAGGAAGCAGATAAATAAT GTTGTGTTTTTCGTATTCAATCCAGCACTTGTCTCCAGCAACCTGGCTCAAACAATTACCTTGGAGAACATCGTATCATT GTGGTTCATGCCGGTCAACATCTTGCTGACTTTTATTCTTGGCTTAGTTTTTGGATGGGTACTTGGCAAAATAACTAAAGCTCCTCAGCATCTGAAAGGCCTTGTAATAGGTTCATGTGCAGCAG GAAACTTGGGGAATTTGCCTTTGATTCTTGTCCCAGCTATATGCCGTGAAAAGGGTAGTCCATTTGGAGCACCAGATAGCTGCCTTATGTATGGGATGGCTTATGTTTCTCTTTCTATGGCG ATAGGAGCCATTTATCTGTGGTCTATTGTTTATAACATTGTTCGTGTATCATCAACTAAGAGCTATGAAGTTATAAATGTGAAGAATAAAAGTTCTGATGAAGAAACCTCAAAATCCCTTCAAGAGCAGTTAATTGATGAGCTTGATTTAGAAGGCACATCTGCCATGGACGATGCAAATGTATCTTTGCTATCATGTGCTAAAACTGATGAGCAAGGAAAG GTTTTCATCTTGGACAAAATTAAGAAGCAAATATATTCATTTTTCAGAAACATTAATCTGAAGGCCATACTTGCACCTTCAACGACTGCAGCG ATTGTTGGCTTCATCGTCGGATTAGTGCCCCCCATACAAAGGTTGATGATTGGTGCTAGCGCTCCGCTTCATGTAGTCCAGGATTCTGCTTTATTACTTGG GGAAGCAGCAATCCCCATAGTCACACTGATAGTTGGGGCAAACCTCCTTAGAG GTCTAAGAGGATCAGGAGTCCAGCTTACTGTCATTCTCGGGATCATTGCTATTCGATATGTTTTCCTGCCTCTGATTGGAGTCTTGGTTATTAGAGGGGCAATTCATCTCGGCTTCGTGCATGCAGATCCCTTATATCAGTTTGTTCTACTACTACAGTATGCTCTTCCCCCTGCCATGAATATAG GTACAATTACACAATTATTTGGGTCAGGCCAGTCCGAATGTTCTGTAATTCTGCTGTGGACATACTCAGTTGCATCAGTTTCTCTAACACTTTGGTCAACCTATTTCATGTGGCTAGtagccaaatcttga